From a single Stomoxys calcitrans chromosome 4, idStoCalc2.1, whole genome shotgun sequence genomic region:
- the LOC106093084 gene encoding acidic mammalian chitinase, translating to MFTYELIHAKKDKINVALGILVFLCFCGLSICLVLLWQNIHTYEEPMYPKLTQTSPYWVDRAISYSRALKHQNPSDLRKPNYNSNEDYDVSNKYIVCYYSSPDSNDKYVDLNLTDFNASLCTHINLGMSFVFNNTIRLSDDFVNVLKYIPQMKKKYPSLKLLLWIGGGSTASDGFSEMIKNHQNRKLFIQSLKSILHTYKLDGCDLDWEFPSAYNRERMHFSQLLYEIRQEYKREKSSYLLSVAVAAPEGIALFSYDVGEINKYADYVNIMTYDYHFYTKGAPFTGLNAPLYARKNEHSILATLNINYSVNWWITNGLERKKIVIGLPAYGHSYSLVNPFNTKIGAPASDYGHTGNQGFVSAGETCWFLLNNILSCNKYDNDTCSPYVSSGSEWISFENELSITCKANYIKSMQLGGAMLFSLNTDDFSGYCKNGKYPLLRTIYNVLMS from the exons ATGTTCACTTATGAGTTGATACATGCTAAAAAGGACAAAAT CAATGTTGCTTTGGGAATACTGGTATTCTTGTGTTTTTGTGGACTGTCAATATGCTTAGTCTTATTATGGCAAAACATCCATACTTATGAAGAACCCATGTACCCAAAGCTAACACAAACATCACCATATTGGGTTGATCGAGCCATTTCATATAGCAGAGCACTCAAACATCAAAACCCGTCTGATTTACGCAAACCGAATTACAATTCCAACGAAGACTATGATGTCTCTAACAAATACATTGTTTGCTATTATTCCTCACCAGATTCAAATGACAAATATGTTGATCTCAATTTAACAGATTTCAACGCTTCCTTGTGTACCCATATAAACTTAGGAATGTcgtttgtttttaataacacCATACGTTTAAGTGATGACTTTGTCAATGTCCTGAAGTATATTCCACAGATGAAGAAGAAGTACCCCTCGTTGAAGTTATTGCTCTGGATTGGTGGAGGAAGTACCGCTAGCGATGGCTTTTCGGAAATGATAAAAAATCATCAGAACCGTAAACTATTTATACAGTCCCTAAAATCAATATTACATACTTACAAGTTGGATGGCTGCGATTTGGATTGGGAATTTCCTAGTGCATATAATCGTGAACGCATGCATTTTTCACAACTTCTTTACGAGATACGCCAGGAGTATAAAAGAGAAAAGAGTTCGTACTTGCTGTCAGTTGCCGTTGCTGCTCCAGAAGGGATAGCGTTATTTTCTTACGATGTGGGCGAAATAAACAAATACGCTGACTATGTTAATATAATGACGTACGATTACCATTTCTATACCAAGGGAGCACCATTTACTG GTTTAAATGCGCCACTATACGCCAGAaaaaatgaacattccatattGGCAACATTAAACATAAATTACTCAGTGAATTGGTGGATAACTAATGGActtgaaagaaagaaaattgtAATTGGATTGCCAGCATACGGTCATTCCTATAG CTTAGTCAATCCCTTCAATACGAAGATAGGAGCCCCTGCTTCGGATTATGGACATACGGGCAATCAAGGCTTTGTGTCGGCTGGAGAGACATGTTGGTTTCTTCTGAATAATATACTAAGTTGTAATAAATATGACAACGATACGTGTTCCCCCTATGTAAGCAGCGGATCAGAGTGGATAtcatttgaaaacgaattaaGCATTACATGCAAAGCAAATTATATTAAGAGCATGCAGTTGGGTGGTGCAATGCTTTTTTCATTAAACACTGACGACTTTAGTGGCTATTGTAAAAATGGCAAATATCCACTGCTACGGACTATATACAATGTACTGATGAGCTAA
- the LOC106093083 gene encoding beta-1,4-mannosyltransferase egh yields the protein MNSSTKHLLHCTLLIVVIVAFEVFSGGIKIDENSFTVLDPWAEYGQLATVLLYMLRFLTLLTLPQVLFNFCGLVFYNAFPEKVVLKGSPLLAPFICIRVVTRGDFPELVKSNVLRNMNTCLDTGLENFLVEVVTDKAVNLAHHRRIREIVVPKEYKTRTGALFKSRALQYCLEDNVNVLNDNDWIVHLDEETLLTENSVRGIINFVLDGKHPFGQGLITYANENVVNWLTTLADSFRVSDDMGKLRLQFKLFHKPLFSWKGSYVVTQVGAERQVSFDNGIDGSVAEDCFFAMRAFAQGFTFNFIEGEMYEKSPFTLLDFLQQRKRWLQGILLVVHSKMIPLRHKLLLGISVYSWVTMPLSTSNIVFAGLYPIPCPNIVDFVCAFIAAVNIYMYVFGVIKSFSLYRFGLVKFLACVLGAVCTIPVNVVIENVAVIWGLVGKKHKFYVVQKDIRALESVVVQKDQTLQYIVA from the exons ATGAATTCAAGTACCAAACACTTGTTGCATTGCACGTTACTTATCGTTGTTATTGTCGCATTTGAAGTGTTTTCGGGAGGAATAAAGATAGATGAAAATTCTTTTACTGTTCTGGACCCTTGGGCCGAATATGGACAGTTAGCTACTGTTCTATTGTACATGCTTCGATTTTTGACGTTACTTACACTCCCGCAGGTTCTGTTTAATTTTTGCGGTCTAGTCTTTTACAATGCTTTTCCCGAAAAAGTTGTACTGAAAGGAAGCCCTTTATTAGCGCCATTTATATGCATTCGAGTCGTAACAAGAGGAGACTTTCCTGAGTTGGTAAAGAGCAATGTTTTAAGAAACATGAATACTTGTTTAGATACCGGCCTAGAGAATTTTCTCGTAGAGGTGGTTACCGACAAagccgtcaatttggctcatcaTAGGCGTATACGTGAAATTGTGGTGCCAAAGGAATATAAGACTCGGACaggagctttattcaaatcaagGGCACTGCAATACTGTCTGGAAGATAAtgtaaatgttttaaatgaTAACGATTGGATAGTCCATCTGGATGAGGAGACTTTGCTAACGGAGAATTCTGTGCGAGGAATCATTAATTTCGTGCTGGATGGGAAGCATCCCTTTGGTCAGGGTCTGATTACATATGCTAACGAAAATGTTGTAAACTGGCTAACTACACTCGCTGATAGCTTTCGAGTGTCGGATGACATGGGCAAATTGCGTTTGCAGTTCAAACTATTTCACAAACCTCTGTTCAGCTGGAAAGGAAGTTATGTGGTTACTCAA GTGGGAGCGGAACGACAAGTTTCGTTTGATAACGGTATTGACGGATCTGTTGCGGAAGATTGTTTTTTTGCTATGCGCGCATTCGCACAAGGTTTTACGTTTAACTTTATCGAAGGAGAAATGTACGAGAAGTCCCCTTTTACCTTATTGGACTTTTTGCAACAGCGTAAACGGTGGCTGCAGGGAATTCTTTTGGTGGTGCACTCAAAAATGATTCCCCTAAGGCATAAACTACTGTTGGGAATAAGCGTTTACTCGTGGGTAACCATGCCGTTATCCACCTCAAACATTGTGTTTGCTGGCTTATATCCAATTCCATGCCCAAATATCGTAGACTTTGTTTGTGCTTTCATAGCGGCAGTCaatatttatatgtatgtgtTTGGTGTCATAAAATCATTTTCATTATATCGCTTCGGATTGGTGAAATTTTTGGCATGTGTCTTGGGGGCAGTTTGTACCATCCCGGTCAATGTAGTAATCGAAAATGTAGCAGTTATATGGGGATTAGTCggtaaaaaacacaaattttacgtTGTCCAAAAAGACATAAGAGCCCTGGAGTCCGTTGTTGTCCAGAAAGATCAAACACTGCAGTACATTGTAGCATAA
- the LOC106093086 gene encoding protein FAM32A, with amino-acid sequence MSDEYASVSKSKLKLKNDAGIKKKKKKSKDKDREIVQQTLSNERSQSASKSGERALTKAEIAFKQQQEKMRNKRILEKASTTHKERVEKFNEHLDTLTEHFDIPKVSWTK; translated from the exons ATGTCGGACGAGTATGCTAGTGTATCGAAAAGTAAATTGAAACTTAAGAACGACGCCGgaataaagaaaaagaagaagaaaagtaAAGATAAAGATCGAGAAATTGTTCAGCAAACTTTGTCCAATGAAAGATCTCAGTCTGCGTCCAAGTCTGGCGAACGTGCTTTAACAAAGGCAGAAATCGCCTTTAAACAACAACAGGAGAAAATG CGTAACAAAAGAATTCTGGAGAAAGCATCGACAACACACAAGGAAAGGGTGGAAAAGTTCAATGAGCATTTGGATACACTGACTGAACACTTTGATATTCCGAAAGTATCGTGGACGAAGTAA